The Flavobacterium sp. N2270 genome contains the following window.
GTATATCCAACGGGATTAGTAAGTACAATAATTTATGTTTATTTATTAAATAAATGGGACTTAGTAGGCGATATGCTTATTAACGGTTATTATACTACTATGAGTATTTATGGATGGTTTCTTTGGACAAGAAAAAATGATAATCAAATAGAATATCCCATATCATGGACTACTAAAAAAGAAAAAGTAAATGCTTTTCTTATTTTTATAGTAACAATTCTTTTTGTAATATTGGTTTATCATTGGTTTGATAAATTTAAGGATTGGACTGCATATGTAGACACTTTTACTACTGGAATTTTCTTTGTAGGAATGTGGCTTATGGCTAAACGTAAAATTGAAAATTGGCTGCTTTGGATCGTAGGTGATTTTATTTCTATTCCATTGTACTTTTACAAAGGCTTTACATTTTCAAGTTTACAATTTTTAATATTTACAATAATTGCCACTTTTGGTTTTTTAGAATGGAAGAAAATTTTACAGAAAGAGACATAAAATATATTCAAGAAAGAGGTAATTCATTAGATAAAATAAAGCAACAATTGTTTTGTTTTAAAAATGGAATTCCAATGATTAATCTTGTTAAACCGGCTGTTGTTGGTGACGGTATATTGTCTTTAAGTCAAAAAAAAGTAGAAGAATATACTTCTTTTTTTGATAATCATAAAACAGAATATACTATAGAAAAATTTGTTCCGGCATCAGGAGCTGCTTCAAGAATGTTTAAATTTCTTATGGAGTTTCTTGCTGCTTTTGATTTAAAAAAAGACACCATAAATAGTTATATAAATAAAAGCAAAAATAAAGATTTAGCTCTGTTTATTTATGGATTAAAAAATCTTCCTTTTTACGAAGAATTAAAATCAAAAACTATTGAATTAAATTCAAGTTATTCTAGCTTAACAAGTGACCTAAAAACATATTTATTGATAAAGACTTTGTTAAGTGAAAATGGTTTAAATTATGCCCAAAAACCAAAGGGGATTTTACCATTTCACATAAATAAATCGAGAATTATTACTCCTATTGAAGAGAATATTATTGAGGCAAGTTTTTATAAAAAAGAAGGTGTAAAAACAAAAATTCATTTTACCATAACGGAAGAGTTTCAAAATGAATTTGAAGCGATAACAAATCAATTCAATGAATTTGAAATTAATTTTTCTTATCAAAACTCAAGTTCAGATACTGTGGCAGTAAACCTTGATAATTCTTTATTTCGTTTAGAAGACAATTCTTTGTTCTTTAGGCCTGGTGGACATGGAGCTTTAATTGATAATTTAAATGAATTAAAATCAGATTTTATTTTTTTAAAAAATATTGATAATGTAGCTCAAAATAACAAAAAAATAATTTCTAATTACAAGAAGGTTTTAGGAGCAATTATTATAAAAACTCAAAATAGAGTTTTTGAGTTTTTAAATGATTTAGAAAATAAAGAACTTTCAGAAAATGATTTTGAAGAATTAATATCTTTTACTGAAAATGATTTGTCGTTTCCGTTACCTGAAGATTTTAAACATTTTAAAAAATCGTATAAGATTGAATATTTAATGAAGGTTTTAAATAGGCCTATTCGAGTATGTGGAATGGTTAAAAACGAAGGTGAACCTGGTGGTGGACCTTTCTGGGTAAAAGATGAAAAAGGAAGACAGACACTTCAAATAGTAGAGTCTTCTCAAATTAATATGCTCGACGAAAATCAGATCAATATTGTAAAATCAGCTACGCATTTTAATCCTGTGGATATAGTTTGTGCAGTATATAATTATAAAGGGAGAAAATTTAATTTAGTTGATTATATTGATCATAATGCAGCATTTATTGCAGAAAAAACCAAGAACGGAAAACCAATTAAAGCATTTGAGCTTCCAGGTTTATGGAATGGAGCAATGGCAAAATGGACTACCATTTTTGTTGAGGTTCCATTGGAAACTTTTAATCCTGTAAAAACAGTAAACGATTTATTAAAGCCTGCTCATCAACCATTAAATGAATAAAGAAAAATTACTTTTAGAATTAGATTTTAAAGCGGTAAGAAGTAGTGGTGCTGGTGGTCAAAATGTAAATAAAGTGTCTTCAAAAGTTGTTCTAACATTTGACTTAGAAAATTCTTTAGGTATTTCTGATGAGGAGAAAGAATTGTTAAAACAAAAACTCTCTTCAAAATTAACTCAGAATAATGTTCTTATTTTAAACTGTGATGAAGATAGAAGTCAAGTAAAAAACAAATCAATTGTAATAAAACGATTTTTATCTATAATTGAAAAAGGACTTCATAAACCAAAAATTAGAAGAGCAACCAAAACACCACGAAGCGTTAAAGAAAGAAGGCTTAATACTAAGAAAATAATGAGCGCTTTAAAGCAAAATCGTAAAAAGCCTAATTTTTAAACAAATTAATTGAAATTTTAAACTAAAGTAGTACTTTTGCATCGTCTCAAAGGGGTGCTCTAAATAACGAGCTGAGATTATACCCATAGAACCTGGGCAGGTAATGCTGCCAAGGAAAATGACAAAATACCAATGTGCACGTTGGTATAAGTCTGTGTAATACAAATTTAATTTTAAAAAAGAAGAATAATTACCCCTTTTATTCGTAACTAATTTTACGAATGAAAACTTTATTCAACAACAAACAAACTAAACAAGTTTTAAGACTAAGTCTTTTTTCTTTGTGCTTTTCTCATTTCTCTTTTGCACAAGAACAACCTATAGATTCTTTAAAGGTTAATAATCTTAAAGAGGTAACTGTTTCTTCGGTTAGAGCTACAGAAAAAACGCCTATTACTTTTTCAAATGTTTCTAAAGAACAAATTGAACCAAGAAATTTAGGACAAGATATTCCGGTACTTCTAAATTACTTACCATCAGTTGTTACTACTACTGATGCTGGAAACGGAGTAGGTTATACGTCTATGCGAGTTCGTGGTTCAGATGGTTCAAGAATTAATGTAACATTAAATGGTATTCCGTTTAATGACAGTGAAAGTCACGGAACATTTTTTGTGAATTTACCTGATTTTGCTTCGTCTTTAGAAAGCGTTCAATTACAAAGAGGTGTCGGTACATCAACTAATGGACCTGGTGCATTTGGTGCGAGTTTAAATATGGAAACGAAATCGTATAAAGAGCATTCTCATGCTGAAATTTCAAATTCAGTTGGAAGTTTTGGTACAAGAAAACACACATTAGCTTTTGGAACAGGTTTACATAATAATTTAGAGTTTAATGGAAGAGTTTCTCAAATTGCTTCTGATGGTTATATTGATAGAGCTTCATCGAACATGTTTGGGTATTTTTTCAATACTAATTATGTCAAAGAAAATACATTGATAAAATTTATTGCTTTCGGTGGTAAAGAAAAAACGTATCAATCTTGGAACGGTTTAGAAGATTTAGACAAGTTAGAGAATGATAGAACTTATAATTCTGCAGGATTGTATTTTGACGAATTTGGTAACGAACAATTTTATGATGACGAAACCGATAATTATTGGCAAAATCACTTTCAATTGCATTGGTCTGAAAAATGGTCTGAAAAATGGAACTCTAATTTAGCATTGCACTATACTCTTGGGAAAGGATATTTTAAGCAATATAAAGAAGATGAAAATTTTTCTGATTATGGACTGAGTGATTATGGAAGTAATTCTATAACAGATTTAATTAGAAAAAGATGGTTGGATAATGATTTCTTTGGGGCTACTTATTCTTTAAATTATTTATCTAATAAAACAGATATATTAGTAGGTGGTGCGGCAAACAGATATTTAGGTAAACATTATGGAGAAGTGGTTTGGACACAATATTACGTGCCTTCAAATAATAGATATTACGATACATATGGAAATAAAGATGATGTAAACGTGTATGTGAAACTATCTCAAGGTATAGGTGTTAAGTTTAACATTTTTGCCGATTTGCAATATAGATTGGTTTATTATCAAGCAAGTGGCGTTCAAGCAACTGATGTTAATGATACTTTTAGATTTTTTAACCCTAAAATTGGTGCTAATTATAAAATTAATCTTTCAAATTCTGTTTATGCCTATGCAGGTGTTGCAAATAAAGAACCCAGAAGAGATGATTATGAAAATGAAAGCACTAAGCCAGAAAGGTTAATTGATATTGAGTTAGGTTGGAAGTATAATTCAAGTAAAGTTAAAGTAAACGCAAATCTGTTTTATATGGATTATAAAGATCAATTAGTAATGACAGGAGCTTTAAATAATGTGGGGGCTCCAATATTTACAAATAGTGGGAAAAGT
Protein-coding sequences here:
- the pnuC gene encoding nicotinamide riboside transporter PnuC, which translates into the protein MLEFLFSQYSDYATVDIFLEIIAVLFGLISVFYAKSNNVLVYPTGLVSTIIYVYLLNKWDLVGDMLINGYYTTMSIYGWFLWTRKNDNQIEYPISWTTKKEKVNAFLIFIVTILFVILVYHWFDKFKDWTAYVDTFTTGIFFVGMWLMAKRKIENWLLWIVGDFISIPLYFYKGFTFSSLQFLIFTIIATFGFLEWKKILQKET
- a CDS encoding DUF4301 family protein; the protein is MEENFTERDIKYIQERGNSLDKIKQQLFCFKNGIPMINLVKPAVVGDGILSLSQKKVEEYTSFFDNHKTEYTIEKFVPASGAASRMFKFLMEFLAAFDLKKDTINSYINKSKNKDLALFIYGLKNLPFYEELKSKTIELNSSYSSLTSDLKTYLLIKTLLSENGLNYAQKPKGILPFHINKSRIITPIEENIIEASFYKKEGVKTKIHFTITEEFQNEFEAITNQFNEFEINFSYQNSSSDTVAVNLDNSLFRLEDNSLFFRPGGHGALIDNLNELKSDFIFLKNIDNVAQNNKKIISNYKKVLGAIIIKTQNRVFEFLNDLENKELSENDFEELISFTENDLSFPLPEDFKHFKKSYKIEYLMKVLNRPIRVCGMVKNEGEPGGGPFWVKDEKGRQTLQIVESSQINMLDENQINIVKSATHFNPVDIVCAVYNYKGRKFNLVDYIDHNAAFIAEKTKNGKPIKAFELPGLWNGAMAKWTTIFVEVPLETFNPVKTVNDLLKPAHQPLNE
- the arfB gene encoding alternative ribosome rescue aminoacyl-tRNA hydrolase ArfB, with protein sequence MNKEKLLLELDFKAVRSSGAGGQNVNKVSSKVVLTFDLENSLGISDEEKELLKQKLSSKLTQNNVLILNCDEDRSQVKNKSIVIKRFLSIIEKGLHKPKIRRATKTPRSVKERRLNTKKIMSALKQNRKKPNF
- a CDS encoding TonB-dependent receptor; the encoded protein is MKTLFNNKQTKQVLRLSLFSLCFSHFSFAQEQPIDSLKVNNLKEVTVSSVRATEKTPITFSNVSKEQIEPRNLGQDIPVLLNYLPSVVTTTDAGNGVGYTSMRVRGSDGSRINVTLNGIPFNDSESHGTFFVNLPDFASSLESVQLQRGVGTSTNGPGAFGASLNMETKSYKEHSHAEISNSVGSFGTRKHTLAFGTGLHNNLEFNGRVSQIASDGYIDRASSNMFGYFFNTNYVKENTLIKFIAFGGKEKTYQSWNGLEDLDKLENDRTYNSAGLYFDEFGNEQFYDDETDNYWQNHFQLHWSEKWSEKWNSNLALHYTLGKGYFKQYKEDENFSDYGLSDYGSNSITDLIRKRWLDNDFFGATYSLNYLSNKTDILVGGAANRYLGKHYGEVVWTQYYVPSNNRYYDTYGNKDDVNVYVKLSQGIGVKFNIFADLQYRLVYYQASGVQATDVNDTFRFFNPKIGANYKINLSNSVYAYAGVANKEPRRDDYENESTKPERLIDIELGWKYNSSKVKVNANLFYMDYKDQLVMTGALNNVGAPIFTNSGKSYRYGLEIDAVVKILDNLLFQPNVTFSQNKNQDFYFQRDGVLTNLGNTNIAFSPEIISGGNITFLPVKNLQISALGKFVGKQYMGNIDSENSTLSDYTVLDFNANYDWKVNKGIKSIVFSALVNNVLNRKYESNGYFYTYDDTWSGPGTTTIEGTGYYPQAGINFLLGMALKF